tttagttatatctagtggtgaaattgcatgttgcagctggaatacccctcacctcaatctccctttccaaacatgtaagagaaTCTGTCGtggacttcagttgtcataacaactcaaaaggtgtttagtttgtccagtctggactactgttaaaaacatggcggcctctgtagagaggacccgcttgatgtaaatataaagtatctgaatataaagggcctgttctagggtaaagaaaacaacgatACAGTTttcatgaaacacactagtgaaaacatcatgaggattattttatattcaatttgtccCAACAGATcgctttcacctaaatcttacacactgaacctttatgGTCCTCTGTgatcttttcctctctgccaGGTGACATTGGAAAGTTGAAACTGAAGGTACTGGATGGAGATGAAGAGACAATGTTCTTCACGAACTCAGCTGGAAGTTTATGCCTGAACAAAGAgttggacagagagagacaatcCTCCTACAATCTGACCGTGACTGCGAGTGACAGTGCCGAGCCCGAGTCTCTGCAGCTCACCAGCACGGCACACGTTCTCGTGGTGGTTCTTGATGTCAATGACAACGCTCCTCTGTTTGTGTCCGGCAAAAGTGTCCTTATACCAGAGGACGCTGCACTTCACTCTGTGGTGATGACTGTACACGCTGAGGATGGAGATGCTGGATCCAATGGGgaagttttatattatttaaacagCACCTCCAGTGGAATGTTTAGCATCAATACCACCAGTGGGGAAATCTCCCTGGAGGAGACATTAGATAGAGAACAGGAAGATACTCTGACCATTACTATAACAGCTGCTGACAGAGGCTCGCCCAGCATGGCAACCACTATGAATCTCACGGTGCACGTTGACGACGCAAACGACAACGACCCTGAGTTCTCACAAAGCTCGTACAGTCTGACAGTGAGAGAAGACATCCCCAGAGGAACGAGCTTGTTTCAGGTTCAGGCTCACGATGAAGACATCGGCCCAAACGGACAAGTGCGgtacacactgacacaggcGAGTCCGTTTGTGGTGGATGCGGTCCGAGGTACCGTGACAGTCATGGATAaactggacagagagagggactcTAACTACTACTTAATCATAACAGCTGTAGATCAGGGTAACATACCCAGATCTGCCACTGCTGCTCTCAGTGTCACAGTGTTGGACATCAATGACTTTGTACCCTGGTTTTCTCCAGAAACACTGGTCCTACATGTCGGGGAGAATGAAGACGACCCCGCTCAGCTCCAACATGAGGTGCTCATAGGTTTCAACTGAGACTCAAGTgaatattgtaaatgttttcGTGTTAATAACtaacgtttgtgtgtgtttttgagcagCTTTCGGCTTTGGATGAAGATTTAGGGGTCAACAGTCAGCTCACTTATTTCTTACAGAGTGGAAACAGTGATGGTTTGTTCTCCCTCACTCTCAATGGCACTTTTCAAATTCTACACAgcctggacagagagagagaatcaatGTATATCATCACCACTGTTGCTGTTGATTCAGGTAATTTAAGTAAAATTTAAGATTTAAACAAATTTTGAACACAGATTATTATCTTCTGTCTGATTAGTCATTTCAATAATAAATATCACCTTGGCATTTGAAGGATTGCCGCCTCTAACAGGTACTCTCACCGTACACATCATAGTGGATGACGTCAACGACAACCACCCAGAGTTTACTGAGGAAGTGTACAACACCATAGTGTATGAGGACAGTCCCCCAGGGACAGTGTTTGCCATGATAATGGCATCTGACATTGATGAGGGAGTCAATGGGGAAATAAGGTAAAACAAAATACTTCAAATTTAAATCTGGCAATAAttagtatttatttagtttttttgctgTGGTCATGGGGTTTATATCTTTGGTTATGCCATGTTTCTTTTGCACAGTAACTGTAGGTTGCTGtattatttgcattttattatattttagtGCAATACAAAAagagatttcattttattttccttcaggTATTTCATGGATAACCCCGATGTACCTTTTGCCAttgaggaaacatctggagagcTGCTTACGACCGATGTcctggacagagagacagtcgCCATTTACAGGTTGACAGTGATTAGCAGTGATAAACATCCCACTCAGCCTCTGTCCAGCTCAGTGCTCGTCACTGTGCTCGTTGGAGACATCAACGACCACTGGCCTAAGTTTGTGAACAGCCCCTATGTGGCTCACGTACCCACCGAAATGGCTCCAGGTGAGAGATAACACATCCACTTAGTTATAAATTTCAAGACTGAGGGttgatgtgtgttttatctTGCAGGCTCGATTGTTTGTGCAGTGAAAGCAACAGATGAAGATACTGAGATGAACGCAGAACTACATTATTCATTATATGGACCGAGTTCAGATCTGTTTTCCATTGATCCACACAGTGGCACCATGTTCACTTCAAGTGCTCTCCGGAGAACAGAAGATGTTATTGTCAACATACACGTGGAAGATACTGGAGAAAATCctaaatttgacactgcaaccGTGAGTATCAGGTTTCAAAACATCTCTGACTTTCCGGAGATGAATGTGGATGTTCTGAGCTATTCCCTCTCTGAAGACGAGCCAGTGGGAACGTTAGTGGCATTGCTCTCTGCTGTGAGCGTCAGAGCGGAGCCCGTCTCTTTTCATCTGGCGTCTGGAAACTTTGAAGAGGTGTTTCATGTGGAGCAACTAACTGGAGCACTGACGGTGGAGAATCCTCTGGATTATGAGAACAAAAAGGAGTTTACTTTGTTGGTAGAAGCCAGAGATTCTGGCTCCCCTCCTTTCTCATCATTTGCAGAGATTCACGTAAACATTAGCGACGTCAATGACAACTTCCCACAGTTCACTCAAGCAGAGTACAGGTGTGAGATTTTCGAGAATTCCCCGCCATCCTGGGTTTGTGACATTCTGGCCATCGACGCAGACTCTGATGGTTACGGCACGGTGCGGTACAACATAACCGAGGGAAACAGTGATGATTTTTTCGCAATCGAGCCTGAAAGTGGTTTTTTGAGCACCACTGCAAGTTTGGACAGAGAAACAATCCCTGAATTTAGTTTGACAGTTGAAGCTTCCGAGCTGGAAAATCCTCTTCACAAAGACAGAGCAACTGTTGTCATCATTGTTTTAGACAGAAATGACAACACTCCTCGTTTTTCACGTGTTTTCCTCACGCAGGTACCCGAGGATGCCCCTATTggacacacaatcatacagatCACCTCTGCTGATGATGACACCAGCCCCAATGCAGTTATTAATTACTCCATAAGTGATCAAATGGAAGATCTGCCATTCCGTATTGAATTTACCACTGGCTGCATCACAGTTGAGAGACTCCTGGACAGGGAGATGCAGGATTATTATGTCCTGAAGGTTAATGCCAATGATTCTGCGTGGAGCATTAGCACAGATGTCACTATAGTTGTTACAGACATTAACGATAATAGACCAGTATTTACTGATCCTTTTTACAAGGCTGTCCTCACAGAAACAAAAGATAAAGAGGTGTTTGTTATGCAGGTTCTTGCCACAGATGCAGATATCAGGGAAAATAGTGACATTTTATATGTCATTGAACCTCCAAACGAGGAGTTCTGGGTTAACGCTACCTCTGGTGAAATCTATACAAAGCAGCCATTGGTGTTACAGAAATCTACCAGTTTACTTGCTTTTGAAGTCCGCCAATTTACAGTGACGGCTGTTGATTGCGGCAGCAATCCCCTGCAAAGTAACGCAACTGTCACCGTAAGATTAGAGCCTTATAACCACCACCCACCGTTATTTCTGATGCATCAGCCTCTGGTTGCGATCCCATACCACATGGCTGTCGGAACTGAGATGGTCCAGTTCACAGCAATAGATGTGGATGTCAGTAATAGCAGTGCTAATATTCTGTATGCTTTGAATGGAGGTAATGCATCTGATTTCTTCTGGATCCAAGTGGACAGTGGGAAAGTGAAGTTAAAGAGAAGTTTGACAGAGAGCATTCATTTGTTTCTCACTTTAATAGTTGTGGCAGAAGACCAGGGCACACCGTCTTTATCGTCGCAGACTGAAATCACTTTTGAAATCACTGGGAGGAATCAATATTCTCCGAGCTTTCCAGAGCCAGAGGTTACTTACTCCGTTCCAGAGGACTTGCCGGTAGGATCGGTAATTGGAAGAGTTCAAGCAGAAGATAGGGATGATGGTGTCAATGCTGCCATTGTGTACTGTGTTCAACCAGAAAGTCTACTGTTACCATTCTCTGTCGGAGAAACCTCTGGGCTGCTAACACTCATCAGAGAGCTAGACTTTGAAAAGGAAGTTGTTCATCATCTCCACATCAAAGCCATGGATGGAGGCTGGGACACAAAAACAGGATGGCTGAATGTTACAGTTGTGGTTATAGACGTGAATGACAATCCCCCagtctttttctcctctgagtATCTCACTTCAGTGACTGAGAACTCTGAAATTGGAACAAATGTCATACATACAAAGGCCACTGATGCTGATTCAGGTCCAAATGCACGTATATCTTACTCTCTTATTGCTGGTCACGTGGATAAATTTGCTATTGACTCAAAGAATGGCACAATCACCACTTTGGATGTGTTTGATTACGAGCGAGAGCAGATCTTTGATGTGACGATCAAAGCCTCAAACATTGTTGGTCTCACTTTATTTACTTTGGCTCATGTTGTCATTCAAATCTTGGACATAAACGAGTTCACACCCACGTTCACAAAAAAAGAGTTTAACTTTTCagtatttaaaaatgtgccTGTGGGAACTGTGATAGGAAAAGTAACAGCCACAGATGATGACCAAGGCTCTGCAGGTCAGGTGTTTTACTTAATGtttgggcaaaaaaaaaatatgggcTTTAAAATTCACAAACTCTCTGGAGAAATTTACACAACCAGCAGTTTGAGGAAACAAGGCAACAGTCAAATAGTTGTAAAAGTTCTGGCGAAAAACGCTGGTGTCATTACAGGCATGGATATAGACGAAACCTTGGTCCACATCAGAGTGATCGACACAAACGATGCACCGGTGTTCACCTCTGCACGTTATCTGGCTAATGTGACAGAGGACAGCCCGGTCGGGACGTCTGTGATGACTCTGAGTGCCTTGGATCAGGACTCCATCTTGGACTGGAGCCATTTTTTCTTCAGCATCGAAAGTGGAAACACAAacttctcttttgttgttgATCCCCTCAGTGGTGTGGTTTCAGTAAATTCTCCACTTGACAGAGAACTGTGGGCGGTTTATAACCTGACTGTTACAGCCACTGATAATGGCTCTCCACCAGCCACTGGAACCAGTAATGTCATTGTGACCGTTGGTGACGCTAACGACAGCTCTCCCGAACTCACAATAACTGAGGCTCGGGTGAAGGAAAATCAGCCTGGTGGCACCATCGTAGCCAGATTAAATGCGTCTGATACTGATTTGCCACCAAACCAGGGACCTTTTACTTACTGGCTGGTAAACCCTTCTGGTGCCTTCTCACTGACTCCTGATGGAGTTTTATTTACCACGAGGCCCACTGATCGGGAACAAACCTCTGTGTATCAAGTTCTGCTCGCTGTCAGAGATGCGGGGATTCCTGCACTGTCGTCCACGACCGTGTTCCACATCAGGATTGTGGATGAAAACGATAACCCTTCGCTGCCCAGGAACATCTTCATCGAGGTCAAATATTT
The Paralichthys olivaceus isolate ysfri-2021 chromosome 11, ASM2471397v2, whole genome shotgun sequence genome window above contains:
- the LOC109630046 gene encoding protocadherin Fat 4 isoform X2, which gives rise to MLCSFQDFAPQCHVCFVCAQDLFSLLRDCDQRTLEVNLMMESTGQQRKHLILTFQFLVVSIASTHGPLSGNSVNMSSEMQLANFVLGQHMFPFSSVDVVPQQETVSSHSQNRWRTQMASSRGVYSFEVKEDTLPGTVVGKLETLFGSLTPITYSVQEDDGENLFLLSPLSGEFLLSRSLDFEAECLYILTVVVQQGDSQVSSVRVYFNVLNVNDNPPVFSQDAFSASLQEGTRFGECFLSLNVSDKDDGDIGKLKLKVLDGDEETMFFTNSAGSLCLNKELDRERQSSYNLTVTASDSAEPESLQLTSTAHVLVVVLDVNDNAPLFVSGKSVLIPEDAALHSVVMTVHAEDGDAGSNGEVLYYLNSTSSGMFSINTTSGEISLEETLDREQEDTLTITITAADRGSPSMATTMNLTVHVDDANDNDPEFSQSSYSLTVREDIPRGTSLFQVQAHDEDIGPNGQVRYTLTQASPFVVDAVRGTVTVMDKLDRERDSNYYLIITAVDQGNIPRSATAALSVTVLDINDFVPWFSPETLVLHVGENEDDPAQLQHELSALDEDLGVNSQLTYFLQSGNSDGLFSLTLNGTFQILHSLDRERESMYIITTVAVDSGLPPLTGTLTVHIIVDDVNDNHPEFTEEVYNTIVYEDSPPGTVFAMIMASDIDEGVNGEIRYFMDNPDVPFAIEETSGELLTTDVLDRETVAIYRLTVISSDKHPTQPLSSSVLVTVLVGDINDHWPKFVNSPYVAHVPTEMAPVKATDEDTEMNAELHYSLYGPSSDLFSIDPHSGTMFTSSALRRTEDVIVNIHVEDTGENPKFDTATVSIRFQNISDFPEMNVDVLSYSLSEDEPVGTLVALLSAVSVRAEPVSFHLASGNFEEVFHVEQLTGALTVENPLDYENKKEFTLLVEARDSGSPPFSSFAEIHVNISDVNDNFPQFTQAEYRCEIFENSPPSWVCDILAIDADSDGYGTVRYNITEGNSDDFFAIEPESGFLSTTASLDRETIPEFSLTVEASELENPLHKDRATVVIIVLDRNDNTPRFSRVFLTQVPEDAPIGHTIIQITSADDDTSPNAVINYSISDQMEDLPFRIEFTTGCITVERLLDREMQDYYVLKVNANDSAWSISTDVTIVVTDINDNRPVFTDPFYKAVLTETKDKEVFVMQVLATDADIRENSDILYVIEPPNEEFWVNATSGEIYTKQPLVLQKSTSLLAFEVRQFTVTAVDCGSNPLQSNATVTVRLEPYNHHPPLFLMHQPLVAIPYHMAVGTEMVQFTAIDVDVSNSSANILYALNGGNASDFFWIQVDSGKVKLKRSLTESIHLFLTLIVVAEDQGTPSLSSQTEITFEITGRNQYSPSFPEPEVTYSVPEDLPVGSVIGRVQAEDRDDGVNAAIVYCVQPESLLLPFSVGETSGLLTLIRELDFEKEVVHHLHIKAMDGGWDTKTGWLNVTVVVIDVNDNPPVFFSSEYLTSVTENSEIGTNVIHTKATDADSGPNARISYSLIAGHVDKFAIDSKNGTITTLDVFDYEREQIFDVTIKASNIVGLTLFTLAHVVIQILDINEFTPTFTKKEFNFSVFKNVPVGTVIGKVTATDDDQGSAGQVFYLMFGQKKNMGFKIHKLSGEIYTTSSLRKQGNSQIVVKVLAKNAGVITGMDIDETLVHIRVIDTNDAPVFTSARYLANVTEDSPVGTSVMTLSALDQDSILDWSHFFFSIESGNTNFSFVVDPLSGVVSVNSPLDRELWAVYNLTVTATDNGSPPATGTSNVIVTVGDANDSSPELTITEARVKENQPGGTIVARLNASDTDLPPNQGPFTYWLVNPSGAFSLTPDGVLFTTRPTDREQTSVYQVLLAVRDAGIPALSSTTVFHIRIVDENDNPSLPRNIFIEVKYFGSSFQGGMIGNVHPEDQDESDTFICGIKSGSLNMFMIPNGTCELWSSPFQGEATFNITIEATDQLHFPVNNSIYVKYKGFTNASIDSCILFYVSSSSMEEFLSNKYLRFVKALDSLFNLQASKTHVFGIKHIGSEILLLAAVKNYNGEYLSTEVASGVSAGHRKLLESQSDVMISHITSDPCLTSPCQNGATCKKNIYISQDVAALESLGVIFVSPQKEVFNCTCPAGFTGTLCEDDIDECEVKFCQNDGTCVNTAGSFYCHCQSGFSGSVCSIDVDECLKLKCENGGTCLPKDDRYYCHCAPGFEGEKCEQFIDHCRSTPCVQGKCINSQTGFSCQCPFGVSGVHCEEHSYGFEDLSFMEFPPLDRRTNLISLEFATVQSDSLLLYNPGGPSSREFFALEIIDGTIQLSYDLGSGPVRLHTNKQVADGHFHSVAARRIGNMGSLHVDNCTDVDNSGFCFSQSDGSSSERTLDVGGSNVTFGGLRTVEFILLPPAQIKTHDFVGCIRNIHVNGILLRAAMALATYNILDKCPRAVSPCQSDPCKNGGVCHDLWSDYLCECKSPFIGRKCAKESSEEVVLRFTGNDYIEYVIKEKFKRDFLLKQLLDDKKEGNDQNQTGINIKFKTRNNGVLISVMGQTGYIMLKIKDGRLVFLSEDAVSGHQSDFTLDSPVADGVWHVVSLFGKGQILFLALDGKPVGNITDQSVDLTPVHVEKIVLGAPLTLDSKLQQSGFTGCVQYLNVSGHTLPVSGSSAMADIWLSWTLMQSSCISPGVCLPSPCSEEDAARRVCLSGQCQNRWRCGPTVQNSSCICLHNVSGHACDICISAKDSQDQCSGAGSGHLWLIAVILPLISILVFLGMFVVLRKVRRNNAKCLSESLEQKTEPGTENAAFCFDDNRPLTNAASAEREGQNDSVRADQQSSELYCDACPSSAQPEPVSELEYYEISSISSAFHSDTASLRLSWHKHLYGTKCVNTDPRRCGDLKMLSAGFKKEVSGEERQQSPKKPRNMDTLNKLLLPMIDAVQTQHSPPCYMKRIPQPELPEPVQCLTFEEISKLNAPPEQTLSNQVLLSCTPMMDVSSDSDTDSTSTLSESEHGQVSVISTRKYGHQQSNLSTHSCRQPFPVSKSFKLSAAGQHEDDNTPSSMFKHWETIFNMHLPYSSYVPVFEDIARLPMEPSRSYDMQSDIEEII
- the LOC109630046 gene encoding protocadherin Fat 4 isoform X1, producing MLCSFQDFAPQCHVCFVCAQDLFSLLRDCDQRTLEVNLMMESTGQQRKHLILTFQFLVVSIASTHGPLSGNSVNMSSEMQLANFVLGQHMFPFSSVDVVPQQETVSSHSQNRWRTQMASSRGVYSFEVKEDTLPGTVVGKLETLFGSLTPITYSVQEDDGENLFLLSPLSGEFLLSRSLDFEAECLYILTVVVQQGDSQVSSVRVYFNVLNVNDNPPVFSQDAFSASLQEGTRFGECFLSLNVSDKDDGDIGKLKLKVLDGDEETMFFTNSAGSLCLNKELDRERQSSYNLTVTASDSAEPESLQLTSTAHVLVVVLDVNDNAPLFVSGKSVLIPEDAALHSVVMTVHAEDGDAGSNGEVLYYLNSTSSGMFSINTTSGEISLEETLDREQEDTLTITITAADRGSPSMATTMNLTVHVDDANDNDPEFSQSSYSLTVREDIPRGTSLFQVQAHDEDIGPNGQVRYTLTQASPFVVDAVRGTVTVMDKLDRERDSNYYLIITAVDQGNIPRSATAALSVTVLDINDFVPWFSPETLVLHVGENEDDPAQLQHELSALDEDLGVNSQLTYFLQSGNSDGLFSLTLNGTFQILHSLDRERESMYIITTVAVDSGLPPLTGTLTVHIIVDDVNDNHPEFTEEVYNTIVYEDSPPGTVFAMIMASDIDEGVNGEIRYFMDNPDVPFAIEETSGELLTTDVLDRETVAIYRLTVISSDKHPTQPLSSSVLVTVLVGDINDHWPKFVNSPYVAHVPTEMAPGSIVCAVKATDEDTEMNAELHYSLYGPSSDLFSIDPHSGTMFTSSALRRTEDVIVNIHVEDTGENPKFDTATVSIRFQNISDFPEMNVDVLSYSLSEDEPVGTLVALLSAVSVRAEPVSFHLASGNFEEVFHVEQLTGALTVENPLDYENKKEFTLLVEARDSGSPPFSSFAEIHVNISDVNDNFPQFTQAEYRCEIFENSPPSWVCDILAIDADSDGYGTVRYNITEGNSDDFFAIEPESGFLSTTASLDRETIPEFSLTVEASELENPLHKDRATVVIIVLDRNDNTPRFSRVFLTQVPEDAPIGHTIIQITSADDDTSPNAVINYSISDQMEDLPFRIEFTTGCITVERLLDREMQDYYVLKVNANDSAWSISTDVTIVVTDINDNRPVFTDPFYKAVLTETKDKEVFVMQVLATDADIRENSDILYVIEPPNEEFWVNATSGEIYTKQPLVLQKSTSLLAFEVRQFTVTAVDCGSNPLQSNATVTVRLEPYNHHPPLFLMHQPLVAIPYHMAVGTEMVQFTAIDVDVSNSSANILYALNGGNASDFFWIQVDSGKVKLKRSLTESIHLFLTLIVVAEDQGTPSLSSQTEITFEITGRNQYSPSFPEPEVTYSVPEDLPVGSVIGRVQAEDRDDGVNAAIVYCVQPESLLLPFSVGETSGLLTLIRELDFEKEVVHHLHIKAMDGGWDTKTGWLNVTVVVIDVNDNPPVFFSSEYLTSVTENSEIGTNVIHTKATDADSGPNARISYSLIAGHVDKFAIDSKNGTITTLDVFDYEREQIFDVTIKASNIVGLTLFTLAHVVIQILDINEFTPTFTKKEFNFSVFKNVPVGTVIGKVTATDDDQGSAGQVFYLMFGQKKNMGFKIHKLSGEIYTTSSLRKQGNSQIVVKVLAKNAGVITGMDIDETLVHIRVIDTNDAPVFTSARYLANVTEDSPVGTSVMTLSALDQDSILDWSHFFFSIESGNTNFSFVVDPLSGVVSVNSPLDRELWAVYNLTVTATDNGSPPATGTSNVIVTVGDANDSSPELTITEARVKENQPGGTIVARLNASDTDLPPNQGPFTYWLVNPSGAFSLTPDGVLFTTRPTDREQTSVYQVLLAVRDAGIPALSSTTVFHIRIVDENDNPSLPRNIFIEVKYFGSSFQGGMIGNVHPEDQDESDTFICGIKSGSLNMFMIPNGTCELWSSPFQGEATFNITIEATDQLHFPVNNSIYVKYKGFTNASIDSCILFYVSSSSMEEFLSNKYLRFVKALDSLFNLQASKTHVFGIKHIGSEILLLAAVKNYNGEYLSTEVASGVSAGHRKLLESQSDVMISHITSDPCLTSPCQNGATCKKNIYISQDVAALESLGVIFVSPQKEVFNCTCPAGFTGTLCEDDIDECEVKFCQNDGTCVNTAGSFYCHCQSGFSGSVCSIDVDECLKLKCENGGTCLPKDDRYYCHCAPGFEGEKCEQFIDHCRSTPCVQGKCINSQTGFSCQCPFGVSGVHCEEHSYGFEDLSFMEFPPLDRRTNLISLEFATVQSDSLLLYNPGGPSSREFFALEIIDGTIQLSYDLGSGPVRLHTNKQVADGHFHSVAARRIGNMGSLHVDNCTDVDNSGFCFSQSDGSSSERTLDVGGSNVTFGGLRTVEFILLPPAQIKTHDFVGCIRNIHVNGILLRAAMALATYNILDKCPRAVSPCQSDPCKNGGVCHDLWSDYLCECKSPFIGRKCAKESSEEVVLRFTGNDYIEYVIKEKFKRDFLLKQLLDDKKEGNDQNQTGINIKFKTRNNGVLISVMGQTGYIMLKIKDGRLVFLSEDAVSGHQSDFTLDSPVADGVWHVVSLFGKGQILFLALDGKPVGNITDQSVDLTPVHVEKIVLGAPLTLDSKLQQSGFTGCVQYLNVSGHTLPVSGSSAMADIWLSWTLMQSSCISPGVCLPSPCSEEDAARRVCLSGQCQNRWRCGPTVQNSSCICLHNVSGHACDICISAKDSQDQCSGAGSGHLWLIAVILPLISILVFLGMFVVLRKVRRNNAKCLSESLEQKTEPGTENAAFCFDDNRPLTNAASAEREGQNDSVRADQQSSELYCDACPSSAQPEPVSELEYYEISSISSAFHSDTASLRLSWHKHLYGTKCVNTDPRRCGDLKMLSAGFKKEVSGEERQQSPKKPRNMDTLNKLLLPMIDAVQTQHSPPCYMKRIPQPELPEPVQCLTFEEISKLNAPPEQTLSNQVLLSCTPMMDVSSDSDTDSTSTLSESEHGQVSVISTRKYGHQQSNLSTHSCRQPFPVSKSFKLSAAGQHEDDNTPSSMFKHWETIFNMHLPYSSYVPVFEDIARLPMEPSRSYDMQSDIEEII
- the LOC109630046 gene encoding protocadherin Fat 4 isoform X3 is translated as MLCSFQDFAPQCHVCFVCAQDLFSLLRDCDQRTLEVNLMMESTGQQRKHLILTFQFLVVSIASTHGPLSGNSVNMSSEMQLANFVLGQHMFPFSSVDVVPQQETVSSHSQNRWRTQMASSRGVYSFEVKEDTLPGTVVGKLETLFGSLTPITYSVQEDDGENLFLLSPLSGEFLLSRSLDFEAECLYILTVVVQQGDSQVSSVRVYFNVLNVNDNPPVFSQDAFSASLQEGTRFGECFLSLNVSDKDDGDIGKLKLKVLDGDEETMFFTNSAGSLCLNKELDRERQSSYNLTVTASDSAEPESLQLTSTAHVLVVVLDVNDNAPLFVSGKSVLIPEDAALHSVVMTVHAEDGDAGSNGEVLYYLNSTSSGMFSINTTSGEISLEETLDREQEDTLTITITAADRGSPSMATTMNLTVHVDDANDNDPEFSQSSYSLTVREDIPRGTSLFQVQAHDEDIGPNGQVRYTLTQASPFVVDAVRGTVTVMDKLDRERDSNYYLIITAVDQGNIPRSATAALSVTVLDINDFVPWFSPETLVLHVGENEDDPAQLQHELSALDEDLGVNSQLTYFLQSGNSDGLFSLTLNGTFQILHSLDRERESMYIITTVAVDSGLPPLTGTLTVHIIVDDVNDNHPEFTEEVYNTIVYEDSPPGTVFAMIMASDIDEGVNGEIRYFMDNPDVPFAIEETSGELLTTDVLDRETVAIYRLTVISSDKHPTQPLSSSVLVTVLVGDINDHWPKFVNSPYVAHVPTEMAPGSIVCAVKATDEDTEMNAELHYSLYGPSSDLFSIDPHSGTMFTSSALRRTEDVIVNIHVEDTGENPKFDTATVSIRFQNISDFPEMNVDVLSYSLSEDEPVGTLVALLSAVSVRAEPVSFHLASGNFEEVFHVEQLTGALTVENPLDYENKKEFTLLVEARDSGSPPFSSFAEIHVNISDVNDNFPQFTQAEYRCEIFENSPPSWVCDILAIDADSDGYGTVRYNITEGNSDDFFAIEPESGFLSTTASLDRETIPEFSLTVEASELENPLHKDRATVVIIVLDRNDNTPRFSRVFLTQVPEDAPIGHTIIQITSADDDTSPNAVINYSISDQMEDLPFRIEFTTGCITVERLLDREMQDYYVLKVNANDSAWSISTDVTIVVTDINDNRPVFTDPFYKAVLTETKDKEVFVMQVLATDADIRENSDILYVIEPPNEEFWVNATSGEIYTKQPLVLQKSTSLLAFEVRQFTVTAVDCGSNPLQSNATVTVRLEPYNHHPPLFLMHQPLVAIPYHMAVGTEMVQFTAIDVDVSNSSANILYALNGGNASDFFWIQVDSGKVKLKRSLTESIHLFLTLIVVAEDQGTPSLSSQTEITFEITGRNQYSPSFPEPEVTYSVPEDLPVGSVIGRVQAEDRDDGVNAAIVYCVQPESLLLPFSVGETSGLLTLIRELDFEKEVVHHLHIKAMDGGWDTKTGWLNVTVVVIDVNDNPPVFFSSEYLTSVTENSEIGTNVIHTKATDADSGPNARISYSLIAGHVDKFAIDSKNGTITTLDVFDYEREQIFDVTIKASNIVGLTLFTLAHVVIQILDINEFTPTFTKKEFNFSVFKNVPVGTVIGKVTATDDDQGSAGQVFYLMFGQKKNMGFKIHKLSGEIYTTSSLRKQGNSQIVVKVLAKNAGVITGMDIDETLVHIRVIDTNDAPVFTSARYLANVTEDSPVGTSVMTLSALDQDSILDWSHFFFSIESGNTNFSFVVDPLSGVVSVNSPLDRELWAVYNLTVTATDNGSPPATGTSNVIVTVGDANDSSPELTITEARVKENQPGGTIVARLNASDTDLPPNQGPFTYWLVNPSGAFSLTPDGVLFTTRPTDREQTSVYQVLLAVRDAGIPALSSTTVFHIRIVDENDNPSLPRNIFIEVKYFGSSFQGGMIGNVHPEDQDESDTFICGIKSGSLNMFMIPNGTCELWSSPFQGEATFNITIEATDQLHFPVNNSIYVKYKGFTNASIDSCILFYVSSSSMEEFLSNKYLRFVKALDSLFNLQASKTHVFGIKHIGSEILLLAAVKNYNGEYLSTEVASGVSAGHRKLLESQSDVMISHITSDPCLTSPCQNGATCKKNIYISQDVAALESLGVIFVSPQKEVFNCTCPAGFTGTLCEDDIDECEVKFCQNDGTCVNTAGSFYCHCQSGFSGSVCSIDVDECLKLKCENGGTCLPKDDRYYCHCAPGFEGEKCEQFIDHCRSTPCVQGKCINSQTGFSCQCPFGVSGVHCEEHSYGFEDLSFMEFPPLDRRTNLISLEFFALEIIDGTIQLSYDLGSGPVRLHTNKQVADGHFHSVAARRIGNMGSLHVDNCTDVDNSGFCFSQSDGSSSERTLDVGGSNVTFGGLRTVEFILLPPAQIKTHDFVGCIRNIHVNGILLRAAMALATYNILDKCPRAVSPCQSDPCKNGGVCHDLWSDYLCECKSPFIGRKCAKESSEEVVLRFTGNDYIEYVIKEKFKRDFLLKQLLDDKKEGNDQNQTGINIKFKTRNNGVLISVMGQTGYIMLKIKDGRLVFLSEDAVSGHQSDFTLDSPVADGVWHVVSLFGKGQILFLALDGKPVGNITDQSVDLTPVHVEKIVLGAPLTLDSKLQQSGFTGCVQYLNVSGHTLPVSGSSAMADIWLSWTLMQSSCISPGVCLPSPCSEEDAARRVCLSGQCQNRWRCGPTVQNSSCICLHNVSGHACDICISAKDSQDQCSGAGSGHLWLIAVILPLISILVFLGMFVVLRKVRRNNAKCLSESLEQKTEPGTENAAFCFDDNRPLTNAASAEREGQNDSVRADQQSSELYCDACPSSAQPEPVSELEYYEISSISSAFHSDTASLRLSWHKHLYGTKCVNTDPRRCGDLKMLSAGFKKEVSGEERQQSPKKPRNMDTLNKLLLPMIDAVQTQHSPPCYMKRIPQPELPEPVQCLTFEEISKLNAPPEQTLSNQVLLSCTPMMDVSSDSDTDSTSTLSESEHGQVSVISTRKYGHQQSNLSTHSCRQPFPVSKSFKLSAAGQHEDDNTPSSMFKHWETIFNMHLPYSSYVPVFEDIARLPMEPSRSYDMQSDIEEII